The DNA segment CGGCGAAGCGGGACCACGGTTGGACTGTCATACAAAAGTTGGAAATAGCTGAAATAGTCGAATCATTGGCAAGAAACATCATGAATCACCCGCCTCGAACACACCGCCAACCAACATGAACGTTTTTCCTCACAACCCGGGGTGCGACCAAACGTCGCATTTCTGTAGTATTACTACTACCCCGACCGTCTAAAAGCATGAAATGCGAAAGCTTTTGTAGTAAAACTACACGGCGCCGGATCACACTCCGGTAATCCAAGAATTCACGACGTCTGCCCATAAGGCCAGTCGCAAACTCAGGCCCCCGATTCTGGTGGCCTTTCCGCCCTGGAGCAAGCCATGCAAGACCTCGATCCAATCGAAACCCAGGAATGGCTGGATGCCCTGGAGTCGGTCCTCGACAAAGAAGGCGAAGACCGCGCTCATTACCTGATGACCCGTATGGGCGAGCTGGCCACCCGCAGTGGTTCGCAGCTGCCGTATGCCATCACCACGCCATACCGCAACACCATCCCTGTCACCCACGAAGCACGCATGCCTGGCGACCTGTTCATGGAACGCCGCATTCGCTCGTTGGTGCGTTGGAACGCCCTGGCCATGGTCATGCGTACCAACCTGAAGGATTCGGACCTGGGCGGACACATCTCGAGCTTCGCCTCCAGTGCCACCCTGTACGACATCGGCTTCAACTACTTCTTCCAGGCCCCGACCGAAGAACACGGCGGCGACCTGATCTTCTTCCAGGGCCACGCCTCGCCTGGCGTCTACGCCCGCGCCTTCATGGAAGGCCGGATCAGCGAAGACCAGATGAACAACTTCCGTCAGGAAGTCGATGGCAAGGGTCTGTCCTCGTACCCGCACCCATGGCTGATGCCTGACTTCTGGCAGTTCCCGACCGTTTCGATGGGTCTGGGTCCGATCCAGGCGATCTACCAGGCACGCTTCATGAAGTACCTCGAAGCGCGCGGCTACATCCCGGCCGGCAAGCAGAAAGTCTGGTGCTTCATGGGCGACGGCGAGTGCGACGAGCCGGAATCCTTGGGCGCGATCTCCCTGGCTGGCCGCGAGAAGCTGGACAACCTGATCTTCGTCATCAACTGCAACCTGCAGCGCCTCGACGGCCCGGTTCGCGGCAACGGCAAGATCATCCAGGAACTCGAAGGCGTGTTCCGTGGCGGTGGCTGGAACGTCAACAAAGTGGTCTGGGGCCGTTTCTGGGACCCACTGCTGGCCAAGGACGTCGACGGCATCCTGCAACGTCGCATGGACGAAGTCATCGACGGCGAGTACCAGAACTACAAGGCCAAGGACGGCGCGTTCGTCCGTGAGCACTTCTTCAACACCCCAGAACTCAAGGCCATGGTCGAAGACCTGTCCGACGAAGAGATCTGGAAGCTCAACCGTGGCGGTCACGACCCGTACAAGGTCTATGCGGCCTACCACCAGGCGGTCAACCACAAAGAGCAGCCGACTGTCATCCTGGCCAAGACCATCAAGGGTTATGGCACCGGTGCTGGCGAAGCCAAGAACACCGCGCACAACACCAAGAAGGTCGACGTCGAGAGCCTGCGTCACTTCCGCGATCGTTTCGACATCCCGGTCAAGGACGAAGAGCTGGAAAACCTGCCGTTCTTCAAGCCTGAAGAAGGCAGCGCCGAGGCCCGTTACCTGGCCGAGCGCCGCAGCGCCCTGGGTGGTTTCGTGCCACAGCGCCGCGAGAAGAGCATCAGCATCCCGACCCCGCCACTGGAAACCCTGAAGGCGATCCTGGACGGCTCGGGCGACCGCGAAATCTCCACCACCATGGCCTTCGTGCGGATTCTGGCGCAGCTGGTCAAGGACAAAGAGATCGGCCAGCGCATCGTTCCGATCATCCCGGACGAAGCCCGTACCTTCGGTATGGAAGGCATGTTCCGCCAGCTGGGCATCTACTCCTCGGTCGGCCAGCTCTACGAGCCAGTCGATAAAGACCAGGTGATGTTCTACCGCGAAGACAAGAAGGGCCAGATTCTCGAAGAGGGCATCAACGAAGCCGGCGCCATGTCGTCGTTCATTGCTGCGGGCACTTCCTATTCGAACCACAACCAGCCGATGCTGCCGTTCTACATCTTCTACTCGATGTTCGGCTTCCAGCGTATCGGTGACCTGGCCTGGGCCGCTGGCGACAGCCGCACCCGTGGCTTCCTGATCGGCGGTACCGCCGGCCGTACCACCCTCAACGGTGAAGGCCTGCAGCACGAAGACGGTCACAGCCACCTGCTCGCCGGGACCATCCCGAACTGCCGCACCTATGATCCAACCTACGGCTACGAGCTGGCGGTGATCATCCAAGACGGCATGAAGAAGATGACCGAAGAGCAACAGGACATCTTCTACTACATCACCGTGATGAACGAATCCTACCAGCAGCCAGCCATGCCGGCCGGTGTCGAGGAAGGCATCGTCAAGGGTATGTACCTGCTCGAGGAAGACACCAAGGACGCGGCCCACCACGTTCAGCTGATGGGCTCCGGCACCATCCTGCGTGAAGTCCGTGAAGCGGCGAAGATCCTGCGTGAAGAGTTCAACGTCGGCGCCGACGTGTGGAGCGTCACCAGCTTCAACGAACTGCGTCGCGACGGCCTCGCCGTAGAACGCGCCAACCGCCTCAAGCCTGGCCAGAAGCCACAGCAGACTTACGTCGAGCAGTGCCTGAACGGTCGCAAGGGTCCGGTTATCGCATCGACCGACTACATGAAGATCTTTGCCGAGCAGATCCGCCAGTGGGTGCCGAGCAAAGAGTTCAAAGTCCTGGGTACCGATGGCTTCGGTCGCAGCGACAGCCGCAAGAAGCTGCGTCACTTCTTTGAAGTCGACCGTCACTTCGTGGTGCTGGCTGCCCTGGAAGCCTTGGCTGACCGTGGCGAGATCGAACCTAAGGTGGTGGCTGACGCCATCGTCAAGTTCGGCATCGACCCGGACAAGCGCAACCCACTGGACTGCTGAGGAGTATTTTAAGTGAGCGAACTCATTCGCGTACCTGACATCGGCAGCGGTGAAGGTGAAATCATCGAGCTGTTCGTCAAGGTTGGCGACCGCATCGAGGCTGACCAGAGCCTGCTGACCCTGGAGTCCGACAAGGCCTCCATGGAGATCCCTGCCCCCAAGGCAGGCGTGATCAAAGAGCTGAAGGTCAAGCTGGGCGATCGCCTGAAAGAAGGCGACGAGCTGCTGGTGCTGGAAGTCGAGGGCGCCGCTGCGGCGTCCGAGGCTCCGGCCGCAGCCGCCCCTGCTGCGCCCGCCGCCGAAGAAAAACCCGCTGCCGCCCCGGCTGCAGCACCTGCCCAGGCCGCAGCTCCAGCTGCAGCCAGCGTGCAGGACATCCACGTGCCGGACATCGGCTCGTCGGGTAAGGCCAAGATCATCGAAGTGCTGGTCAAGGTTGGCGACAGCGTCGAAGCCGACCAGTCGCTGATCACCCTGGAGTCCGACAAGGCCTCCATGGAGATCCCTTCGCCTGCCGCTGGCGTGATCGAAGAAGTGATCTGCAAGCTGGACGACGAAGTCGGCACTGGCGACCTGATCTTCAAGCTGAAAGTCGCAGGCGCGGCTGCTGCCGCACCGGCTCCAGCGCCAGCCGCTGCTGCGCCGGCCAAGGCTGACGCGGCTCCGGCCGCCGCGCCTGCCGCTGCCCCTGCCGCCGCTCCAGCACCGGCCGCCACCGCTCCAGCGGCTGGCAGCAACGCCAAGGTCCATGCCGGCCCGGCAGTGCGTCAGCTGGCCCGCGAGTTCGGCGTCGACCTGGGTGCAGTAGCAGCCACCGGTCCGCACGGTCGCATCCTCAAGGAAGACGTGCAGGTCTACGTCAAGGCCATGATGCAGAAGGCCAAGGAAGCACCGGCAGCAGCGGGTGCAACCGGTGGCGCAGGCATCCCGCCGATCCCGGTGGTGGACTTCAGCAAGTTCGGTGAAGTCGAAGAAGTCGCCCTGACCCGCCTGATGCAGGTCGGTGCCGCCAACCTGCACCGCAGCTGGCTGAACGTGCCGCACGTGACCCAGTTCGACTCCGCCGACATCACCGAGCTGGAAGCCTTCCGCGTTGCCCAGAAAGCGGTGGCCGAGAAGGCGGGCGTCAAGCTGACCGTGCTGCCACTGCTGCTCAAGGCCTGTGCCCACCTGCTCAAGGAACTGCCGGACTTCAACAGCTCGCTGGCACCAAGCGGCAAGGCGATCATCCGCAAGAAATACGTGAACATCGGCTTTGCCGTGGACACCCCGGATGGTCTGCTGGTCCCGGTGATCAAGAACGTCGATCAGAAGAGCCTGCTGCAACTGGCTGGCGAAGCCGCGGCGCTGGCCGAAAAAGCCCGCACCAAGAAGCTGTCGGCCGACGACATGCAAGGCGCTTGCTTCACCATCTCCAGCCTCGGCCACATTGGCGGCACCGGCTTCACGCCGATCGTCAACGCGCCTGAGGTGGCGATCCTCGGTGTATCCAAGGCCACCATGCAGCCGGTCTGGGATGGCAAAGCCTTCCAGCCCAAGCTGATGCTGCCGCTGTCGCTGTCGTACGATCACCGTGTGATCAACGGCGCCGCAGCTGCGCGCTTCACCAAGCGCCTGAGCGACCTGCTGGCGGACATCCGCACCATGCTGCTGTAACGCGCTGCAACCTGCCTTCCCATGCGCGAAGGCAGGCCCCCTTTCGAGCTGCCACGCTCGTACCTCAACCCCGCCCTTGGCGGGGCTTTTTTTTGCCCAGGCCAGAGCGGCTTTAGCCGTCAACCCGCCCTAGCAACCTTCAGACTTCACTCAGCCTGCCGACAACCTGTTCACAGCATCCCTTATGGCCGCTTGCCAGCCTCCGGGACATGATGCAACCTTGCCAGATGCGCGACCGACCAGGCCTGCGCCACCCTCTTCAAGCGAGTCTTCGATGAAAAGCCAACCCGATGCCGCCAGCCGTGTGGCGGCCGAGGTCGTCACGCAGCTCCCCGTGCCCTCGCGGCTCGGCATGCTGCGTTTCGAAAGGCTCAACGAAGCCAATTGGGCCATGCTGTACCTCGACCCCGCCTGCGACCGTCAGTTCGGCCTGCCTGCCGCCGACCTCTGCGCCTTGATCGGCTCGCCCTATGCCAGCCTGATGGAGCCAGAAGCGCGCTACCGGTTGCACGACGAGATCCAGCTGCAGTTGACCCGGCGCGGCCACTACCGGGTGCGCTACACCCTGCACGCCAGCCCCGAGCCACTGCGCCTGCTGGAAGTCGGCGAAGCCTACAAGCAGCATGGCCGGCAACTGCTGCGCGGCTACCTGACTGTGCTCGACGACGCTGCAGAAGACGCACCGGACCTCGCCGCCAGCGACCTGGAAACGCGTAACAACCGTCTGCAAATCGCCCTGCAACTCAACCAGCGCGCCCAGCAGGAGCAGCTCGAACACCTGGAGCGGGTACGCGCACAGCAGGACCTGATCCTGCGCCTGGCACGCCAGCGCTACAGCGCCGACAACTCGTTGCTCGAAGCTGCCGAGCTGATCACCCAGAGCGCCTGCGAAATCTACAAGGTCGACTGCGCCAGCATCTGGTACCTCGATGACCAGCGCCTGGAGCCGATCAGCGCCTGGTATCGCCTGGAGCAGCAGCACCGATTGCCCGAGCCCATCGACGCCAGCCGCTTCCCCGATTACCTCGACGCCCTGCACGCCAGCCGCGCCATCGACGCACACAATGCCAGCCACGACCCGCGCACCCGCGACATGGCCGAGACCCTCTACCCCAGCGCCAACAACGCCATGCTCGATGCCAGCATCCGCGTCGATGGCCAGGTGGTCGGCGTGTTGTGCCTGGAGCAAACCGGCACGCCGCGGGCCTGGCAGTCCGATGAAATCGCCTTTGCCGGCGAGTTGGCCGACCAGTTCGCCCAGGTCATCACCAACCACAACCGGCGCACCGCCGCCAGCGCCCTGCACCTGTTCCAGCGTGCGGTGGAACAGAGCGCCAGCGCATTCTTGCTGGTCAACCGTGACGGCGTGGTGGAGTACGTCAACCCGAGCTTCACCGCCATTACCCAATACAGCACCGATGAGGTCCAAGGCCACCGCCTGTCGGAATTGCCCGCCCTGGAAAACCTCAGTGAACTGTTGTTCGACTCGCCTTCGAGCCTGGCCATGGGCAACAGCTGGCAAGGCGAGTTCAAGAGCCGGCGCAAGAACCTTGAGCCCTACTGGGGCCAGCTGTCGATTTCCAAGGTGTATGGCGACAACCGCGAGTTGACTCATTACATCGGCATCTACGAAGACATCACCCAGAGCAAGCTGGCCCAGCAGCGCATCGAGCGCCTGGCCTATACCGACAACCTGACCAACCTGGGCAACCGCCCGGCGTTCATCCGCAACCTCGACGAACGTTTCGCGCGCGACCAAGAAACCTCGATCTGCCTGCTGCTGGTCGACATCGACAACTTCAAGCGGATCAACGACAGCCTCGGCCACCAGACCGGTGACAAGCTGCTGGTCAGCCTCGCCCGACGCTTGCGCAATAGCCTGCACGCTGGCGGCATCCTGGCGCGCTTTGCCAGTAACGAATTCGCCGTGCTGCTCGATGATATCGGCCTGGAAGACGGCCAGGCGGTGGCGCAACAGCTGTTGCGTACTCTCGATAAACCGATGTTCGTCGACAATCAGCTGATCAACGTCACCGCCTCGGTAGGCCTGGCCTGCGCGCCGCTGCATGGCAGCGACCCGCAAACACTGATGAAAAACGCCGGGCTTGCCCTGCATAAGGCCAAGGCTAACGGCAAGCACCAGGTCCAGGTGTTCACCGAGGTGCTCAACGCCGAGGCCAGCTATAAGCTGTTCGTCGAGAACAACCTGCGGCGCGCCCTGACCCAGAATGAGCTGGAAGTGTTCTACCAGCCCAAGCTGTGCCTGCGCAGCGGGCGTTTGCTGGGCCTGGAAGCGCTGCTGCGCTGGAACCACCCAGAGCGCGGCATGATTCGCCCCGACCAGTTCATCAGCGTGGCTGAGGAAACCGGCTTGATCATTCCGATCGGCAAGTGGGTGGTGCGCCAGTCCTGCCGGATGAGCCAGCAACTGCGCGACGCGGGCATGGGCAACCTGCATGTGGCGATCAACCTCTCGCCCAAGCAGTTTTCCGACCCTGAGCTGGTCAGCTCGATTGGCAACATCATCAAGGAAGAGGCCCTGCCGCCGCACCTGCTGGAGCTGGAGCTGACCGAAGGCCTGCTGCTGGAAGCCACCGAGGACACCCACCGCCAGCTCGACGAACTCAAGGCGCTGGGCCTGACCCTGGCGATGGACGACTTCGGCACCGGTTACTCGTCGCTGAGTTACCTGAAGAAGTTTCCCATCGACATCATCAAGATCGACCGCAGCTTCATCAACGAGATCCCCGACAACCAGGACGACATGGAGATCACCTCAGCGGTGGTGGCCATGGCCCACAACCTCAAGTTGAAGGTGGTTGCCGAGGGCATCGAGACCGCCGAACAGCTGGCGTTCCTGCGTCGCCACCGCTGCGACGTCGGTCAGGGCTACCTGTTCGACCGGCCAATCCCAGGGCGTGAGCTGGTCGATAAACTCAAGCGCTATCCGCGCGGACCGATGGCCTGACAGCAAGGCCAGTCTCGGGCAATATAGGAACCATTCGGGCCTCATCGCGGGGCAAGCCCGCTCCCACGAACTCCCTCTAAATACGCGTGGGAGCGGGCTTGCCCCGCGATGAGGCCACAACTGCCTAGCTATCAACAGAGGAACGGCCATGGTCCTGCGTTCGGAAATCCTGGTGAACAAAAACGTCCTGCCCACCGCTGAACAGGCCCTGCCTGGCCGCGAAACGCCGATGACCTTGCCGGAGAAGCACTTCGTCTTCGAAGACACGCCCCTGTTGGGCCCGTTCTTCGACGACGTCGACTTCGCCATCTTTGGCCTGGGCTGCTTCTGGGGCGCCGAGCGCCGCTTCTGGCAGCGTGAAGGTGTGGTCAGCACCGTGGTCGGTTATGCCGGTGGCTTCACCCCGCACCCGACTTACGAAGAAGTCTGCTCGGGCCTGACCGGCCACACCGAAGTGGTGCTGGTGGTGTTCGACAAGGCCAAGGTCAGCTACGGCGAACTGCTGGCGATGTTCTGGGAGCTACACAACCCCACCCAAGGTATGCGCCAGGGCAACGACATCGGCACCCAATACCGCTCGGCGATCTTCTGCACCAGCCCTGAGCAGCTGGATCAGGCCCAGGCCAGCAAAGCGGCCTACCAGGCCGAGCTGGACAAGGCCGGTTTCGGCCCGATCACCACCGAGATCGCCCAGGCGCCTACCGTGTACTTCGCCGAGGCCTATCACCAGCAGTACCTCGCCAAGAACCCCGACGGCTACTGCGGCATCGGCGGTACCGGTGTGTGCCTGCCCCCTAGCCTGCAAGGCAACTGAGGGCAAGCCATGGCGACGATGACCCTGTTCCACTCACCGCTGTCGCCGTTCGTGCGCAAGGTGATGGTAGTGCTGCATGAAACCGGGCAGTTGGATCGGGTGCAACTGCAAGCGGTCAACGTCAGCCCGGTGGCCGGCGACGAGCAGCTCAACCAAGGCAACCCGATTGGCAAGATCCCGGCATTGCGCCTGGAAGATGGCGGCGTGCTGCATGACAGCCGGGTGATCTGCGAGTACCTCGACACGCAGCATGTGGGCATTCCATTGATCCCCCGTGAGGGCTCGGCGCGCTGGCGGCGGCTGACGCTGGCCTCCCAGGCTGATGCGATCATGGATGCGGCTGTTTCGCTGCGTTACGAGACGTTCCTGCGCCCGGCAGAAAAACGCTGGGACGGCTGGGTCGAGGCGCAGTCGCAGAAGATCCGCCGGAGCCTGACGAACCTTGAGCGCGAGCATCTGGCGGAGCTGGTTTCAGGCTTCGATATCGTTGCCATTGGTGTGGCTTGTGCGTTGGGCTATCTGGACCTGCGCCAGCCCGATTTTGGCTGGCGCGAGCAGCAACCGGGGTTGGCTGCCTGGTATGCCGAGGTGGCTTTGCGTCCTTCGATGGTCGCCACCGCGCCTGTGGCCTGACTGACGCTATCGCGGGGCAAGCCCGCTCCCACGCGCTGTCTCAGAGCATGTGGAAGCGGGCTTGGCTCATCTGGCTGTCACTGCGAACAACAGCCCAATCTTCCGGGCCAACCAGCGCCCAACTTCGCGATCCTCCCTCATGCCGACCTCCCCACCCGCGACCAGTCCAGCCGGCGGGTCAGCACCATGAACACACCCAGCAAGCCAAAGCACAGCAACGAGCCCATCAGCAGCGCATAGTCTTCGGCGCTAAGCAGCCCAAACAACATCGCATACAGCACCGCCAGCCCGGCCGCAAAGCCGACCCCACGCCACAGGCTGTGCAGCACATGGCTCAGGTAAAAACCGATCAGCAGCACACACGCCGAAGCAGACAAGCCATACGCCGGGCCAAAACCAAGATGCTCGGACAGCGACAACAGCAGCAGGTAGAAGAACGCCAAGGCCACGCCGACCAACACGTACTGCACCGGATGCACGCTGAGATTCTTCAGCACTTCGAACAGGAAGAAGCCGGCGAAGGTCAGGGCAATGAACAACAGCGCATATTTGATCGCCCGTTCGCTCTTGAGGTACTGGTCAACCGGGTCGACAAAGCTCACGCCGAAGGTCCGCTCCTTGTAGTCCGCGCACTGGGCAACCGTGGCGCACTGGCGCAGGGCATCCTCCAGGTTGGTGGCGAAGAACGAGGTCTGCCAGTGCGCCTTGAAGCCCTCGGCGTTGATCTCGCGGCGGCTCGGCAGGTAGCTGCCGACGAAGCTTGGGTGCGGCCAGTTGGCGTGCATGTCGACACTGCTGGTACGGCCAATCGGCAGCACATGCAGTTGGCCAGTGCCCTGCAGCGCGAGGTCGAAGGCGTAGCTGAACTCGCGAGCGCTCTGCCCATCCAGCCCAGGCAGGGCGACGTGTACCCCGCCGCGCATCCAGTCCAGCCCTGTACCAGCCTCGAACGGCAAGCGCTGGTCATCCAGGGTCAGCTCCAGGTTGCTCTCGATGCCGCGGATATCGCTGATGCCAACAGCCAGGAAGGGTTTGTCGAAGCGGTAGTCTTCGTAGTCTTTGTCGATGCCCCAACGCTCTGGCAGCTTGAAGCGCCCGGAGATCTGGCTTTTGGCGTGGAACAAGCGCGCCTGATAAATGCCCCGCGAGCGCAGCTCGGTGTCGATGCCAATCTCGGCGTCGAAGGTTTCCGGCAAGAAGTACAGGTGACCGTTGACGGTGGTGGTCTCCTGCACGCTGTGGCCGTCCTTGTCGATCCAGCGCCGCTCGTACTTGCGGTAAGGCACCACCAGCAAGGGGCCAGATATCTGCTGCTCGAAGCTTGAGCTCTGGGCGATATCTGCCAGCACGCTGTCACGCAGGATCTGCCGCTCCTCGATCAGGCCGCCGATCATCAGCAGCGGGATCAACAGCAGCAACATCAGCAAGGCGATCATGCCGAGCTTGAAACTCAGGGTTTTGTTCATGGGCAAGGGCTCCGTTTGCGATGGGCGCAGTGTGTGCTGCGTCCGTGGAGCCCTTAGGGAGGGTGTGTGGAGAGTCTGTGAAGATTGTGTGGTAGCGCGGCGCTAGGCGACACGCCGCGCCGGCAGCCACAACCTGACCCGCACGCCACCTTCGACGTTATCCACTGCCAATGCCCCGCCATGCAGCTGCATCACCTCAGCCACGAAGTTGAGCCCCAAGCCGGTGCTCTTGCGCCCGCTGCCCGGCCGCGGCAGGGAGTAGAAGCGTTCACTGACCCGGCCAATGGCATAGTGCGGAATGGCCTCGCCCTGGTTGAACAGGCTCAACGCCATTCGCTCCCCGGCCTGTTCCAGCTCGAACAACAGCGCGCCGCCCTGGGGGGTGAAATCCAGCGCATTCTCCAGCAGATTGGCCAGCGCCTGACGCATCAAGAACGGATCACAGCGTAGCCGCACCCCCACCGGCACGCGCTGACGCACTTGCAAGCCTGCGCTTTCAATCCGCGCCGCATGTGCCAGCAGCAGTTCATCGACCATCGGCGCCAAGGCCACGTCCTGCTCATCTTCCAAGGCCTGCATCTGCTCGACCTGGGCAAGGTTGAGCAGGCGCTCGATCATCTGCTGCAAGCGCCCGCTTTCGCGTTCGATGTTGCTGGCAAAGCGCACGCGCTGCTCAGCCGGCATCTCGCCCTGGAGCAGCTCAGAGGCGCCGCGTATCGCTGCCAGCGGGCTTTTCAGCTCATGGGTCAGGGTATGCACATAACGCTCGACATAGGCCTTGCCCGCCAGTTCTGTGCGCATCCGCTCAACCGCTGTCGCCAATTGCCCCAGCTCTCCCCCTTTGTAATGCGGCAGCGCCGCGCGCTGGCCCTCGCTGACCGCCTGGGCATAGTGGGTCAGGCGCCGCAACGAGCGCGCCAGCCACCACGACAGCAGCGCGCCGACCAACAGGCCCAGGCCGATCAAGCCCAAGCCCAGGTTGAGCAAGCGCCGCTCGGCGCGATCGATATACGGCTGCAACGAGCTGTTGGGCTTGGCCACGGTGACCACGCCAATGATCTTGCCCGCGTCCATGATCGGCGCCGCCACGTGCATCACCGAGGTGCTTTCGTCATCAGGGTCGCTGCGGGTGGAGCGCGCACCGTACTGGCCCTGCAAAGTCAGGTAGACGTCGTTCCAGCGCGAATAGTCCTTGCCCAGGTCGTTACCGGAAGAGTCGAGCAGTACCGTGCCCTTGGCATCGGTGACATAGATGCGGTGGCTGACCTGATTTTTCGCCAGCCCCCAGATCTCGGCACCTGGGCGGCGCTGGCCATAGGATTCGAGCAATTGCGGCAGGCGGCTTTGCGCAAGGGTGCCGGCCTTGACGTCATCGCGCAGGATCTCGGCCAGCAGGTTGGCCGTGTCGACCAGGGTTTCCTCGGAGGACTGGCGCACCACCGGGCGGATCTGTTCGCGCACGGTATTGAGCAGGAAATAACCCGACAGCCCCACGAACAGGAAATACACCAGGAAGATCCGGATCCCCAAGCGCATCAGGCGTGTTCCGGGCTGTAGCTGTAACCCAGGCCACGGTGGGTCTGGATCGGTTCGGCATCGGCGGCGACCAGGCGCAGCTTGGCGCGCAGGCTCTTGATATGGCTGTCGATGGTGCGCTCGTAGCCAGAGTCGCCCGCCACACCCAAGGCATCGAGCAGTTGCTCGCGGCTGAACACCCGCTGCGGTTGTTCGAGCAGGCATTGCAGCAGGCGAAATTCGTGGCGAGTCAGCACCAGCGTCTCGCTGCGGTAGATGATCTGCATGCGCAGGGTGTCGAGCTGAAACGGGGTAGCGGCACTGGCCACTTCAGCACGCGGGGCGATGCGCTTGAGGATGGCCCGCACCCGCGCGGCCACTTCGCGTGGGC comes from the Pseudomonas urmiensis genome and includes:
- the creC gene encoding two-component system sensor histidine kinase CreC: MRLGIRIFLVYFLFVGLSGYFLLNTVREQIRPVVRQSSEETLVDTANLLAEILRDDVKAGTLAQSRLPQLLESYGQRRPGAEIWGLAKNQVSHRIYVTDAKGTVLLDSSGNDLGKDYSRWNDVYLTLQGQYGARSTRSDPDDESTSVMHVAAPIMDAGKIIGVVTVAKPNSSLQPYIDRAERRLLNLGLGLIGLGLLVGALLSWWLARSLRRLTHYAQAVSEGQRAALPHYKGGELGQLATAVERMRTELAGKAYVERYVHTLTHELKSPLAAIRGASELLQGEMPAEQRVRFASNIERESGRLQQMIERLLNLAQVEQMQALEDEQDVALAPMVDELLLAHAARIESAGLQVRQRVPVGVRLRCDPFLMRQALANLLENALDFTPQGGALLFELEQAGERMALSLFNQGEAIPHYAIGRVSERFYSLPRPGSGRKSTGLGLNFVAEVMQLHGGALAVDNVEGGVRVRLWLPARRVA
- the creB gene encoding two-component system response regulator CreB; its protein translation is MPHILIVEDESAIADTLIYALQADGHSTDWVSLGSAAVERQRLQPADLVILDIGLPDISGFETCRQLRRFSEVPVMFLSARDAEIDRVLGLEIGADDYVVKPFSPREVAARVRAILKRIAPRAEVASAATPFQLDTLRMQIIYRSETLVLTRHEFRLLQCLLEQPQRVFSREQLLDALGVAGDSGYERTIDSHIKSLRAKLRLVAADAEPIQTHRGLGYSYSPEHA